The genomic DNA GCGTGCCACCGCACCGTGGAGGGATGAGGAAAGAAAGCGCTCCTGGCAGACGCCGGGAGCAGCTGAATTCAGGCGTCGAAAAAGGACGCCACGGTGGGATAGCGCAGCCGCAGGCGCAGCTCGCGTTTGAGACGGGCGTTCTCCAGCCGGCGCGATTCGCTCATGAAGCTGAGCAGGGTCGGCTCAACGGCCTCGCGCAACTGCGCGCGGGCGAGGCGCGGCGGCCGGGGCAGCCCGCGGCGGTCGGCCACCAGGTCGAAGTAGTCGGCCATGCGCATTTCCGAATCGTCGCTGGCGTGCACCACCCGCTGCGCGCGGCCGCGGAACAGCGACGCCACCATGGTGCGGGCCAGGTCCAGCGCATGGATGTGGTTGGTATAGACATCGTCCTGCGGCGCCAGCGCCGGCGTGCCCTTGGCCAGGCGGGCCAGCGGCAGCCGGTCTTCGGCATAGATGCCGGGGATGCGCACGATGGAAGCACGCCAGCCGGCATGGCGCCCAAAGTCCCGCACGGCCTGCTCGGCCGCCACGCGGCGCCGGGCGCGCGCGGTTTGCGGGCGCACCGCCTGCGATTCCGCCAGCCTGGCGCCGCCGCGATCGCCATATACGCCCGAGGTGCTGGCGTAGACAAACGCTGGCGCCGCGGCACTTCGGCCGGACCTGCCGTTGCCCCGGTCGGGTAGAATAGCGGGCTTGGCAAACCATCCGCCAGGCCGTGCGGCGCAGCGCCGCCAGGCACCACGCCGCAAAGCGCGCAGCAGCGCCAGCGTGCGGGGATCGCCCTCGCCGCGGGACGGCGGCGGCGCCAGGTGCAGCACCCTGTCGGCCAGCCCGGCCAGGCGCGCCAGCGTGGCGGGCCGGTCCAGGTCGGCCACCAGCGGCACGGCGCCGTTGTCCCGCAGCGCCGTGCGGCGGGACGGCTGCGAAGTGATGGCAAAGACGCGCCAGCGCGTCGATAGAATACGCAGGCAACGCGTGCCCACATCCCCACAGCCAACGATGAGTAGGCGCGGGCGACCCAGGCGGCGTCGCGACAGATTTTTGCTCATAGAGTGATTATGGCTTATCAAGTTACCGTCATGCCCAGCGGCCGCACGTTCGAAGCGGCCGCGGATGAAACTCATCCTTACCGCGGCCCTGCGCCACAGCATTGGCCTGCCCTACGGCTGCAAGAACGGCGCATGCGGATCCTGCAAGGGCCGTGTCACCGCTGGCGGCATCGAGCAGGGCGATCACGCACTTTCCGCGCTGTCCACGCAGGAAAAGACCGAGGGCCGCGCGCTGTTCTGCTGCGCTAAGCCCACCTCGGACATCACCATCGAATGCCGCGAGGTGCAAGGCGCTGGCGACATCCCGATCAAGAAGGTGCCGTGCCGCGTCGCCACGCTGGAACGCGTGGCCGACGACGTCGTCGTTGCGCGCCTGCAGTTGCCCGCCACCGAGCGCATGCAGTTCCTGGCCGGCCAGTATGTCGAGTTCCTGCTGCGCGACGGCAAGCGCCGCAGCTACTCCATCGCCACGCCGCCGCACCAGGAAGGCCCGATCGAGCTGCACATCCGCCATATGCCCGGCGGCACCTTCACCGACTACGTGTTCGGCGCCAGGGACGGCCAGCCGGCCATGAAGGAGCGCGACATCCTGCGCTTCGAAGGCCCGCTCGGCAGCTTCTTCCTGCGTGAAGACTCCGACAAGCCCATCATCCTGCTGGCCTCCGGCACCGGCTTCGCGCCGATCAAGGCCATCGTGGAGCATGCGGTCTACACCGGCATCACCCGCCCGATGACGCTGTACTGGGGCGGCCGCCGCCCGCGCGATCTGTATATGCACGCGCTGTGCGAGCAGTGGGCGCGCGAGCTGCCCAACTTCCGCTACGTGCCGGTGGTCTCCAACGCCCACGACAGCGACGACTGGGGCGGGCGCACCGGCTTTGTCCACGAGGCCGTGATGGAGGACCATCCCGACCTGTCCGGCTTCGAGGTCTACGCCTGCGGCGCGCCGGTGATGATCAATGCCGCGCGCAAGGACTTTTCCCTGCGTTGCGACCTGCACGAGGATGCCTTCTTCGCCGACTCGTTCACGTCGGAAGCGGACATGCATCCGGCAGGTTCGGTACCGCCGGCACCGGCGGCCTGAGCGCCACCCGGTCCGTTCCTACGCGACAACAATGCCCGGCCCCGCCAAAATTCGTTTTGACAGCCGGGCGCCTGGGCCTTATATTGGCCGCCATGAACTACGCTATCAACCGACGCAGCTACCGTACGTTGCTCCCCACCGGGGTGCCTCGCGGCTGACCGTCCATAGCTTCTGTTCAGGTCAACAAGCCACGGGCAATCCCCGTGGCTTTTTGTTTTTCTGCTCTCCTCCCCCTGTTTCACGCCGACCCCTGGAGTCCGCCATGGCATTTGCTGAGTACCCCGTCCAATCCCTGATGTACATCACCAACCGGCCCGAGCTCGTCTTTACCGAAGGCAAGGGCTCGTGGCTCACGGACCATAACGGCAAGCGATACCTGGACTTCGTGCAAGGCTGGGCGGTCAACTGCCTGGGGCACTCCAACCAGGCCATGATCGATGCGCTGGTGGCACAGTCGCAAAAGCTGTTCAACCCGAGCCCGGCGTTCTACAACGAACCCATGCTCAAGCTGGCCAAGCAGCTCACCGACGCCAGCTGCTTCGACAAGGTGTTCTTCGCCAACAGCGGCGCGGAAGCCAACGAAGGCGCGATCAAGCTGGCGCGCAAATGGGGCCGCAAGCACAAGCACGGCGCGTTCGAGATCATCACCATGGACCACAGCTTCCACGGCCGCACGCTCGCCACCATGAGCGCGTCGGGCAAGGCCGGCTGGGACACCATCTTCGCGCCGCAGGTGCCGGGCTTCCCCAAGGCCGAGCTGAACGACCTGGCCTCGGTCGAGAAGCTGATCAACGACAAGACCGTGGCCATCATGCTGGAGCCGG from Cupriavidus sp. D39 includes the following:
- a CDS encoding NAD-dependent epimerase/dehydratase family protein produces the protein MSKNLSRRRLGRPRLLIVGCGDVGTRCLRILSTRWRVFAITSQPSRRTALRDNGAVPLVADLDRPATLARLAGLADRVLHLAPPPSRGEGDPRTLALLRALRRGAWRRCAARPGGWFAKPAILPDRGNGRSGRSAAAPAFVYASTSGVYGDRGGARLAESQAVRPQTARARRRVAAEQAVRDFGRHAGWRASIVRIPGIYAEDRLPLARLAKGTPALAPQDDVYTNHIHALDLARTMVASLFRGRAQRVVHASDDSEMRMADYFDLVADRRGLPRPPRLARAQLREAVEPTLLSFMSESRRLENARLKRELRLRLRYPTVASFFDA